Proteins co-encoded in one Chloroflexota bacterium genomic window:
- a CDS encoding phage Gp37/Gp68 family protein, with product MSSASRIEWTDATWNPVTGCTRMSPGCDHCYAERMAKRLKAMGNPRYTNGFDVTLHWDKVSEPLKWRQPRRIFVNSMSDLFHDAVPPEFVRAVFDTMAAAHWHEFQVLTKRARRLPKVAGDLRWPPNVWLGVSVESQEYAWRADHLRRVPAAVRFLSVEPLVGPVQTLDLDGIDWVIVGGESGPGARPMDPQWARAIRNQCVAESVPFFFKQWGGVNKHRTGRVLDGRTWDEFPVATAKA from the coding sequence ATGAGTAGCGCGAGCCGCATCGAGTGGACCGACGCCACCTGGAATCCCGTGACGGGCTGCACCCGCATGAGTCCCGGCTGTGACCACTGTTACGCCGAGCGGATGGCGAAGCGGCTGAAGGCGATGGGGAATCCTCGCTACACGAATGGGTTCGACGTGACGCTGCATTGGGACAAGGTGTCCGAGCCGCTGAAGTGGCGGCAGCCGCGTCGCATCTTTGTAAACAGCATGAGCGATCTGTTTCACGACGCGGTTCCGCCGGAATTTGTGCGGGCGGTTTTCGACACCATGGCGGCCGCACACTGGCACGAGTTCCAGGTTCTCACCAAGCGCGCTCGGCGGCTCCCCAAGGTCGCGGGGGACCTCAGATGGCCGCCCAATGTGTGGCTAGGCGTCTCGGTTGAATCGCAGGAATATGCGTGGCGCGCGGACCACTTGCGTCGGGTGCCTGCCGCGGTGCGCTTCTTGTCGGTCGAGCCGCTTGTCGGTCCCGTTCAGACGCTGGACTTGGACGGCATCGACTGGGTCATCGTGGGCGGCGAAAGCGGACCGGGCGCCCGACCGATGGACCCGCAGTGGGCGCGCGCGATTCGCAATCAGTGCGTGGCCGAATCCGTCCCATTCTTCTTCAAGCAGTGGGGAGGTGTGAACAAGCACCGCACGGGACGCGTGCTCGACGGCCGCACATGGGACGAATTCCCGGTGGCGACCGCCAAAGCCTAG
- a CDS encoding NUDIX domain-containing protein: MSEKRKSRSRIRPVALAVIRDGSRLLVRRYTAPDGEHYYRPLGGAIEFGERAAQAVKREILEEIEAEIEQVRHLTTVENIFERDGEHAHQIEFLFEAQFVDRSLYGAELIHGMESSGKRIEAVWLDLSEPLDGPLYPEGLRELLTAA, encoded by the coding sequence ATGTCTGAGAAGCGAAAGTCCCGGTCCCGCATTCGCCCGGTCGCGCTGGCGGTGATTCGCGACGGCTCGCGTCTGCTGGTGCGGCGGTACACCGCGCCCGACGGCGAACACTACTACCGACCGTTGGGCGGCGCGATCGAGTTCGGCGAGCGGGCGGCGCAGGCCGTCAAGCGAGAGATCCTGGAGGAGATCGAGGCGGAAATCGAGCAGGTGCGGCATCTGACCACCGTCGAAAACATCTTCGAGCGGGACGGTGAGCACGCGCACCAGATCGAGTTTCTCTTCGAGGCGCAATTCGTGGACCGGTCGCTCTACGGCGCCGAGCTCATCCATGGGATGGAGTCAAGCGGAAAACGCATCGAAGCCGTTTGGCTTGACCTTTCCGAGCCGCTCGACGGTCCGTTGTATCCCGAGGGTCTGCGGGAACTTCTGACGGCCGCCTGA
- the sthA gene encoding Si-specific NAD(P)(+) transhydrogenase has protein sequence MQNSQGLGSGGPSNDKPHYDIVVIGTGPAGRRAAIQAAKGGKRVAAIDRQRYVGGQAVHRGTIPSKTLREAVIHVTGIGQRSFYGESYRVMADVTMHDLLLRTAQVVQAEVDVVRDGFLRNDVELLNGVAHFVDPHMLAIHTENSIIEVRADKVILATGSNPSRPAHIPFDQERVVDSDGILDLPRIPKSLTVVGGGIIGTEYASIFATLGVAVTLIDGRKELLDIVDEEIGEALKFRMREDGITMRLGHRVENVEFDPRGRPVTVLETGARTVSDVVMYSIGRRGATGLLNLDAAGLAADDRGRVKVNKFFQTEQEHIYAVGDVIGQPALASTSAEQGRLAARHALGLDCPSIDDELPIGIYTIPEIALVGKTEEQLTLEGAAYESGVARYKEIARGAIIGDDFGILKLLFDPGTRKVLGVHIFGNQASELLHIGQAVMQLEGTIDYFVETIFNYPTFAEAYKVAGLNGVNKLVR, from the coding sequence GTGCAGAACTCTCAAGGCCTTGGCTCCGGCGGCCCGTCGAACGACAAGCCGCACTACGACATTGTGGTCATCGGCACGGGACCGGCGGGACGGCGCGCCGCGATTCAGGCCGCCAAGGGCGGCAAGCGCGTGGCCGCCATCGATCGCCAACGTTACGTCGGCGGGCAGGCGGTCCATCGCGGCACGATTCCTTCCAAGACCCTGCGCGAGGCCGTGATCCATGTGACCGGCATCGGCCAGCGCTCGTTCTACGGCGAGTCCTACCGCGTGATGGCCGACGTGACCATGCACGATCTGCTGCTGCGCACGGCCCAGGTCGTTCAGGCCGAGGTGGACGTGGTCCGCGACGGCTTTTTGCGCAACGACGTGGAGCTGCTCAACGGCGTCGCGCACTTCGTTGATCCCCACATGCTCGCGATTCATACCGAGAACTCCATCATCGAGGTTCGCGCCGACAAGGTCATTCTGGCCACCGGGTCGAACCCGTCGCGGCCGGCGCACATCCCCTTCGACCAGGAGCGGGTCGTCGACAGCGACGGCATCCTGGACCTGCCAAGGATTCCAAAGTCGCTGACCGTGGTGGGCGGCGGAATCATTGGCACGGAGTACGCCAGCATCTTTGCCACGCTGGGCGTCGCGGTGACACTGATCGACGGGCGCAAGGAACTGCTCGACATCGTCGACGAGGAGATTGGCGAAGCGCTGAAGTTCCGCATGCGCGAGGACGGCATCACGATGCGCCTCGGGCATCGGGTGGAAAACGTGGAGTTCGATCCCAGGGGCCGTCCGGTCACGGTGCTCGAAACCGGCGCCCGCACGGTCAGTGACGTGGTGATGTACTCCATCGGACGCCGCGGCGCCACGGGACTGCTGAATCTCGACGCCGCCGGGCTGGCCGCCGACGACCGCGGACGGGTGAAAGTCAACAAGTTCTTTCAGACGGAGCAGGAGCACATCTATGCCGTGGGCGACGTAATCGGACAGCCCGCGCTGGCGTCCACGTCGGCCGAGCAGGGCCGCCTGGCCGCACGCCACGCCCTGGGTTTGGACTGCCCCAGCATCGACGACGAGTTGCCCATCGGCATTTACACCATTCCCGAGATTGCCCTGGTCGGTAAGACCGAAGAGCAGCTCACGCTGGAAGGGGCGGCCTACGAAAGCGGCGTGGCGCGGTACAAGGAGATTGCGCGTGGGGCAATCATCGGCGACGACTTCGGCATTCTGAAGCTCCTGTTCGACCCGGGCACGCGCAAGGTCTTGGGCGTCCACATCTTCGGCAACCAGGCCAGCGAGCTGCTGCACATCGGCCAGGCGGTCATGCAGCTCGAGGGCACCATCGACTACTTCGTGGAAACGATCTTCAACTATCCGACGTTCGCCGAGGCCTACAAGGTCGCCGGACTGAACGGGGTCAACAAGCTGGTCCGGTAG
- a CDS encoding ABC transporter ATP-binding protein — MIRADIRTTVGSFDLAVELAVDREITVLYGHSGAGKTLTLEAIAGLLTPRQGRITLHDRVMFDSANGVNVPPQRRDLGYLVQSYALFPHLTVAQNIAYGLGHVRRSERRERVESFARMFGVDDLLRRRPARISGGQAQRVALARALVREPRVLLLDEPFAAVDSSNRRTMRRELRQLAQRLDLSVVMVTHDLTEAYNVGDRLAVIDRGRVLQAGPRDEVFHRPATARAAELLGVQNVLPGRVVGTNGDRVHVATGLGMVAAMVESRPATDHVQLAVRAEQIILERPDRPSTERENRFQVTIIDEAAFGFSHTLVVRVDDAASGAPTLEIDVPAHPYQVLNVPAHRDWRIHIPPEAVHVIVE, encoded by the coding sequence GTGATTCGGGCCGACATCCGCACTACCGTCGGCAGCTTCGACCTCGCGGTCGAGCTCGCGGTGGATCGCGAGATCACGGTGCTCTATGGGCACTCGGGCGCGGGCAAGACGCTGACCCTGGAGGCCATCGCAGGTCTGCTGACTCCCCGACAGGGTCGAATCACGCTGCACGACCGGGTCATGTTCGACAGCGCGAACGGCGTCAACGTGCCGCCGCAACGGCGCGACCTCGGCTACCTGGTGCAGAGCTACGCGCTCTTTCCGCATCTGACCGTGGCGCAGAACATCGCCTACGGCCTCGGACATGTCCGCCGTTCCGAGCGGCGCGAGCGAGTGGAGAGCTTCGCGCGCATGTTCGGCGTGGACGACCTGCTCCGGCGTCGTCCCGCGCGCATCTCGGGCGGCCAGGCCCAGCGCGTGGCCTTGGCGCGCGCGCTGGTGCGCGAGCCGCGGGTGCTGCTCTTGGACGAGCCGTTCGCCGCCGTTGACTCGAGCAACCGCCGCACCATGCGGCGGGAACTCCGGCAGCTCGCCCAGCGCCTAGACCTGAGCGTGGTCATGGTCACCCACGACCTCACCGAGGCCTACAACGTGGGAGACCGGCTGGCGGTCATCGATCGCGGACGCGTGCTGCAAGCGGGACCCCGCGACGAGGTCTTCCACCGCCCCGCCACGGCGCGCGCCGCGGAGCTGCTCGGCGTGCAGAACGTCCTGCCGGGCCGGGTCGTGGGCACTAACGGCGACCGCGTCCACGTCGCGACCGGGCTCGGCATGGTCGCGGCAATGGTCGAATCCCGCCCCGCAACCGATCATGTCCAGCTCGCCGTCCGCGCCGAGCAGATCATCCTGGAGCGGCCCGACCGGCCCTCGACCGAGCGCGAGAACCGCTTCCAAGTCACCATCATCGACGAGGCCGCGTTTGGCTTCTCGCACACGCTGGTCGTGCGAGTCGACGACGCCGCGTCAGGTGCGCCAACCCTGGAGATCGACGTCCCGGCGCATCCCTACCAGGTGCTCAACGTCCCCGCCCACCGCGACTGGCGCATCCACATCCCGCCGGAGGCAGTGCACGTCATCGTGGAGTAG
- a CDS encoding ABC transporter permease, whose amino-acid sequence MRRAQSLTWSRLALAASAAILVAFIGIPVGALIARGFIQGDVLAALRSPVATTALLLSLATSAIAVAVAVVLGTPAAYLLARHPFPGRSIVDTLIDLPVVLPPVVGGLALLVALGRHGVIGGPLDAAGVDVAFTTGAVVLAQLFVAVPFYIRAARAGFESVDRRLESVSATLGAGGWRTFRRVTVPLALPSLIGGAVMCWARALGEFGATIMFAGNVFGRTQTMPLAILEAIETDVDAALAIAIVLIALAFAGLLVFKGLARLGGRVL is encoded by the coding sequence ATGCGGCGCGCCCAGTCCCTCACGTGGAGCAGGCTTGCCCTTGCCGCGTCCGCCGCGATCCTCGTTGCCTTTATCGGCATCCCCGTGGGGGCATTGATCGCCCGCGGGTTCATCCAGGGCGACGTGCTCGCGGCGCTGCGCAGCCCGGTGGCCACCACTGCCCTCTTGCTGTCGCTGGCCACCTCGGCCATTGCCGTCGCCGTGGCCGTGGTGCTGGGGACGCCGGCCGCCTATCTGCTCGCGCGTCATCCCTTCCCCGGGCGAAGCATCGTCGACACTCTGATCGATCTGCCGGTGGTGCTGCCGCCGGTCGTCGGCGGGCTGGCGCTGCTCGTGGCGCTTGGTCGCCATGGAGTCATCGGCGGCCCGCTGGACGCCGCCGGCGTGGACGTGGCGTTCACCACCGGGGCGGTGGTCCTGGCGCAACTTTTCGTCGCCGTTCCGTTCTACATTCGCGCCGCGCGTGCCGGATTCGAGAGTGTCGACCGCCGGCTCGAATCCGTCTCGGCAACGCTTGGCGCAGGCGGATGGCGCACGTTCAGGCGAGTAACGGTGCCCTTGGCGCTGCCGTCGCTGATCGGCGGCGCGGTGATGTGCTGGGCGCGCGCCCTGGGCGAGTTCGGCGCCACGATCATGTTTGCCGGCAATGTCTTTGGCCGCACCCAGACAATGCCGCTGGCCATTCTCGAAGCGATTGAGACTGACGTGGACGCGGCGCTGGCCATCGCCATTGTCCTCATCGCCCTGGCCTTCGCCGGGCTGCTGGTCTTCAAGGGACTGGCGCGGCTCGGAGGACGGGTCCTGTGA
- the trpS gene encoding tryptophan--tRNA ligase, whose protein sequence is MSEPANTPAAERRRILTGLRPSGPSHVGHYAGAFSQWLELQDEYESFFLLADYQVSDYADNLPWIRWGLWEVTLDWLGVGLNPDKSHFVIESGVPEFAELTLHLSWFLGLGHLQRNPTLKAELADLEATTKSVPVAFFNYPVMQIANILLPLAHLVPVGDDQLPHIEMTRDIAIRFNRRFGDTFVVPEARIGAVPRLVGIDGKGKMGTSAGNAIFLKDSEETLRAKVRSMFTDPKRLRATDPGTVEGNPVFMYHDAFNPNTDEVDDLKARYRTGRVGDVEVKDRLFDAMNAFLAPIRDRREHWAARPDDVRDVLAAGTAATKRRGEALVEQVRTALSLDYLADGPPPPPDGAP, encoded by the coding sequence ATGTCGGAGCCTGCCAACACCCCCGCCGCTGAACGCCGCCGCATCCTGACCGGGCTGCGCCCCTCGGGGCCGTCCCACGTGGGCCACTACGCCGGGGCGTTTTCGCAGTGGTTGGAGCTGCAGGACGAGTACGAGTCGTTCTTCCTGCTGGCGGACTACCAGGTCTCGGACTATGCCGACAATCTGCCGTGGATTCGCTGGGGGCTGTGGGAAGTGACGCTGGACTGGCTGGGCGTGGGGTTGAATCCAGACAAGTCGCACTTCGTCATCGAGAGCGGCGTGCCGGAGTTTGCCGAGCTCACGCTGCACCTGAGCTGGTTTCTGGGGCTGGGCCACTTGCAGCGCAATCCGACGCTGAAGGCCGAGCTGGCGGACCTGGAAGCGACGACCAAGTCGGTGCCCGTGGCCTTCTTCAACTATCCCGTCATGCAGATCGCCAATATCCTCCTGCCGCTGGCGCACCTGGTGCCGGTTGGCGACGACCAGCTGCCGCACATCGAGATGACGCGCGACATCGCCATTCGATTCAACCGGCGGTTCGGGGACACCTTCGTGGTACCCGAGGCGCGGATCGGTGCGGTGCCGCGTCTGGTCGGCATCGACGGCAAGGGCAAGATGGGCACCTCGGCCGGCAATGCGATCTTCCTCAAGGACTCGGAGGAAACGCTGCGGGCCAAGGTGCGCAGCATGTTCACCGACCCCAAGCGGCTGCGAGCCACCGATCCGGGCACCGTGGAGGGAAATCCGGTGTTCATGTATCACGACGCCTTCAATCCGAATACGGACGAGGTGGACGACCTGAAGGCCCGCTATCGAACCGGCCGGGTGGGGGACGTCGAGGTCAAGGACCGGCTGTTCGACGCCATGAATGCGTTCCTGGCGCCGATTCGCGACCGGCGGGAGCACTGGGCCGCGCGTCCCGACGACGTGCGCGACGTGCTGGCTGCGGGCACGGCCGCGACCAAGCGCCGCGGCGAGGCGCTGGTCGAGCAGGTCCGCACGGCGCTCAGCCTCGACTACTTGGCCGACGGTCCGCCGCCTCCACCGGACGGCGCGCCATAG
- the tcmP gene encoding three-Cys-motif partner protein TcmP: MGEFSHLVETSGDGLPVSDYRQHTLQKLATVRYYLEAFNIACTRTKWFGGWTFVDTFAGSGLVQVRDTQRFFEGSALIGLRSGASVVHAIEFEQANVDALRQRATDRGIGGRLQTHPGDANTVAPRILANIRPRTPVFVLQDPESMELKWSTVEAVARANQGRRKRKPEQLINFTDGVLRLFWTKQRIAPANQDRLDSYFGTGAWRDIVESRRAGRLESWGTIQAAVDLYKKRLRDDVGYSHVLDQEVRRDMVTRGQRAYHLIFASDHPAARGIMTDAFGKVHVGQGQFPGMPPASTDE; encoded by the coding sequence GTGGGCGAGTTCTCGCATCTAGTTGAGACCAGCGGTGACGGCCTGCCGGTCTCGGACTACCGACAGCACACTCTGCAGAAGCTTGCGACCGTGCGCTACTACCTCGAAGCGTTCAATATCGCGTGCACACGCACGAAATGGTTTGGCGGATGGACGTTTGTGGATACGTTCGCTGGTTCTGGCCTCGTGCAGGTTCGCGACACCCAAAGGTTCTTCGAAGGATCTGCGCTGATTGGACTTCGAAGTGGGGCGTCTGTTGTCCACGCCATTGAGTTTGAGCAGGCCAATGTCGATGCGCTCAGACAGCGTGCGACGGATCGCGGCATCGGTGGCCGACTCCAAACACATCCGGGAGACGCCAACACTGTCGCTCCACGTATCCTCGCCAACATTCGACCACGGACTCCTGTGTTCGTGCTTCAGGATCCGGAGAGTATGGAACTCAAGTGGTCGACCGTCGAAGCCGTCGCAAGGGCCAATCAGGGAAGGCGCAAACGCAAGCCCGAACAGCTCATCAACTTCACCGACGGAGTTCTGAGACTCTTCTGGACTAAGCAGCGAATTGCGCCAGCGAACCAAGATCGCCTTGACAGCTACTTTGGTACCGGTGCTTGGCGCGATATCGTCGAGAGCCGCAGGGCGGGTCGCTTGGAATCATGGGGGACGATCCAAGCTGCTGTGGACCTCTACAAGAAGCGACTTCGCGATGACGTCGGATACTCGCACGTGCTTGATCAAGAAGTGCGCCGCGACATGGTGACGCGCGGTCAGCGCGCCTATCACCTTATCTTTGCAAGTGACCACCCTGCTGCTCGCGGGATCATGACGGACGCATTTGGGAAAGTGCACGTGGGGCAGGGCCAGTTCCCTGGGATGCCACCGGCGAGTACTGATGAGTAG
- the modA gene encoding molybdate ABC transporter substrate-binding protein has translation MVGLAVALLTGACGPVNDDEITVYAAASLRDAFSEIARKFEETRSDARVVLNFAGSQVLRAQIERGAPADVFASADDVHARQLEAAGLLAALPRTFAENALVLAVPAGNSRGIAQLTDVAAPDVRLVMGIADVPVGRYARAALERYAGAIGRDDFVGAVLDNVVSFETNVRHVAAKLELGVVDAGFVYRTDVLASDGALVEIPLPPDAVIAAPYPIALTKRGAGREAATAFADFVHSPAGQRMLTSHGFRPAG, from the coding sequence ATGGTCGGGCTCGCGGTAGCGCTGCTGACAGGTGCCTGCGGCCCGGTTAATGACGACGAGATCACCGTCTATGCCGCGGCCTCCCTCCGGGATGCGTTTTCCGAAATTGCCCGGAAGTTCGAGGAAACTCGATCAGACGCGCGAGTGGTGCTCAACTTCGCGGGCTCGCAGGTGCTGCGGGCGCAGATCGAACGCGGGGCTCCGGCCGATGTCTTCGCCTCGGCGGACGACGTCCACGCACGGCAATTGGAGGCGGCCGGACTGCTGGCGGCCCTGCCGCGCACCTTCGCCGAGAACGCGCTGGTGCTCGCCGTGCCGGCAGGCAATTCACGTGGGATTGCGCAGCTGACCGACGTGGCCGCGCCGGACGTGCGCCTCGTCATGGGCATTGCGGACGTACCGGTCGGACGGTATGCCCGCGCGGCGTTGGAACGCTATGCCGGGGCGATTGGACGCGACGATTTCGTGGGAGCCGTCCTCGACAATGTGGTCTCATTCGAGACAAACGTTCGCCACGTGGCGGCGAAGCTGGAGTTGGGCGTGGTGGATGCCGGGTTCGTCTATCGCACCGATGTCCTCGCGTCCGACGGCGCGCTGGTCGAGATTCCGCTCCCTCCGGATGCGGTGATCGCGGCGCCCTATCCGATTGCGCTGACGAAGCGCGGAGCCGGCCGAGAGGCCGCGACGGCCTTTGCCGACTTCGTGCATTCACCCGCCGGCCAGCGCATGCTTACGTCGCACGGCTTTCGGCCCGCCGGCTGA
- a CDS encoding DedA family protein has product MAEWVAEQGQLLLALLEDHQYLALALAVGLEGAGVPLPISAEVVVVTMGFQVYRGEANPWAVMGTVVASATAGVSVQYWIARGIGRPLLDRYGRILRIRPTHLERLERWFARRAFPVVVIGRVVPAVRIIIPVVAGVARGDFRRFVPAAAAGISLWALLYMGIGWAFGDTVEHLVTTLLEDPTLAVIVGAAVGGLLAVLVVLRFRRRLAPLVAGPAARLTERFGRRG; this is encoded by the coding sequence ATGGCCGAGTGGGTAGCCGAGCAGGGACAGCTGCTGCTGGCCTTGCTCGAAGATCACCAATACCTTGCGCTCGCCCTCGCCGTCGGTCTCGAGGGCGCCGGCGTGCCGCTGCCGATCTCGGCCGAGGTGGTCGTGGTCACGATGGGGTTTCAGGTCTACCGCGGCGAGGCGAACCCGTGGGCGGTGATGGGCACCGTGGTGGCGTCCGCCACGGCCGGCGTGAGCGTGCAGTATTGGATTGCGCGCGGCATCGGCCGCCCCCTGCTCGATCGCTACGGACGCATCCTGCGGATTCGCCCCACGCACCTGGAGCGCCTCGAACGCTGGTTCGCGCGACGCGCCTTCCCGGTGGTCGTGATCGGCCGCGTCGTGCCGGCCGTGCGCATCATCATTCCCGTCGTGGCCGGGGTTGCGCGCGGCGACTTCCGCCGCTTCGTGCCCGCCGCGGCCGCCGGAATCTCGCTCTGGGCCCTGCTCTACATGGGCATCGGCTGGGCCTTCGGCGACACGGTCGAGCACCTCGTGACGACCCTGCTGGAGGACCCGACGCTGGCGGTCATCGTGGGCGCCGCGGTCGGCGGCCTTCTCGCGGTGCTCGTCGTGCTCCGCTTCCGCCGTCGTCTGGCGCCGCTCGTCGCCGGTCCGGCGGCGCGCCTAACCGAGCGATTCGGGCGGCGCGGCTAG
- a CDS encoding LLM class flavin-dependent oxidoreductase codes for MDVGLFAMPLHPPGSNVTETLENDLDMLITLEKLGYSEAWIGEHFTTQWENIPAPDIFIAHALAKTERMKFGTGVTCMPNHNPFMIAHRIAQLDHMAKGRFMWGVGSGGFPGDFEVFGFDPKTGEHRAMTREAIETVLMLWNDPKPGRYRTAFWDFNIPEPDDLIGLRVHMEPYQKPHPPIGVAGVSENSGTLTLAGARGWIPMSINLVPTRVVKTHWESVEEGAREAGRTPDRSQWRIAREVYIAETTEKARKEALEGTLARDFRHYFLHIMPKVRMLDAMKIDTDMPDSDVTVEYLVDNVFIVGSPDDVTAKLQKLYDDVGGFGVLLAMAHEWQPRDQWVQSMTLLVDEVMPRLNGAS; via the coding sequence ATGGACGTCGGACTGTTCGCCATGCCCCTGCACCCTCCGGGGTCGAACGTCACCGAGACGCTCGAAAACGACCTCGACATGCTCATCACGCTCGAAAAGTTGGGCTATAGCGAGGCGTGGATCGGGGAGCACTTCACGACGCAGTGGGAGAACATCCCCGCGCCCGACATTTTCATTGCGCACGCGCTGGCAAAAACCGAGCGCATGAAGTTCGGGACGGGCGTGACCTGCATGCCCAACCACAACCCATTCATGATCGCCCACCGGATCGCCCAGCTCGACCACATGGCCAAGGGCCGTTTCATGTGGGGCGTGGGCTCCGGCGGATTTCCCGGCGACTTCGAGGTGTTCGGCTTCGACCCGAAGACAGGCGAGCACCGGGCCATGACGCGCGAAGCCATCGAAACGGTGCTCATGCTCTGGAACGACCCGAAGCCGGGACGCTACCGAACGGCCTTCTGGGACTTCAACATTCCCGAGCCGGACGATCTGATCGGCCTGCGGGTGCACATGGAGCCCTACCAGAAGCCGCATCCGCCGATCGGGGTAGCCGGAGTGTCGGAGAACTCCGGCACGCTGACGCTGGCGGGCGCGCGTGGGTGGATTCCGATGAGCATCAACCTGGTGCCGACGCGCGTGGTCAAGACGCACTGGGAATCGGTGGAGGAGGGCGCGCGGGAGGCCGGCCGAACGCCCGACCGCTCGCAATGGCGCATCGCGCGCGAGGTCTATATCGCCGAAACCACCGAGAAGGCGCGGAAAGAAGCCCTGGAAGGCACGCTGGCCCGCGACTTCCGTCACTACTTCCTGCACATCATGCCGAAGGTGCGCATGCTCGACGCGATGAAGATCGACACGGACATGCCGGACTCCGACGTGACGGTCGAGTACCTGGTGGACAACGTCTTCATCGTGGGCAGCCCGGACGACGTCACCGCCAAGCTGCAGAAGCTCTACGACGACGTGGGTGGGTTCGGCGTGCTGCTGGCCATGGCGCACGAGTGGCAGCCGCGCGACCAGTGGGTGCAGTCGATGACGCTGCTGGTGGACGAGGTGATGCCGAGGTTGAACGGGGCGAGCTAG